One segment of Candidatus Eisenbacteria bacterium DNA contains the following:
- the bamE gene encoding outer membrane protein assembly factor BamE, with translation MTMSRALFLSLLAASLIGLACASVGRDFPSDRVWKLRIGETTSEEVRQMFGDPWRTGIEDGNPTWTYGKYRYSLFGEDRTKDLVVRFDENMIVRSYTFNTTETEEPKGESPLRKR, from the coding sequence ATGACGATGAGCCGCGCTCTCTTTCTCTCTCTCCTTGCCGCCTCGTTGATTGGATTGGCCTGCGCCAGCGTGGGCCGCGATTTCCCAAGCGATCGCGTGTGGAAGCTCCGTATCGGCGAGACGACCAGCGAGGAGGTCCGGCAGATGTTCGGCGATCCTTGGCGGACCGGGATCGAGGACGGGAACCCGACGTGGACCTACGGAAAGTACCGCTACTCTCTCTTCGGAGAGGACAGGACCAAAGACCTCGTGGTTCGTTTCGATGAAAACATGATCGTTCGATCGTATACGTTCAATACAACTGAAACCGAGGAGCCCAAGGGCGAATCCCCGCTTCGCAAGCGATAG
- a CDS encoding class I SAM-dependent methyltransferase, producing the protein MGDRPNPFAGYYAKKLSGERLREVYLTAPPRARAYLEDEIAFIERSAPREGRILELGCGYGRVLGALAAPRRALFGIDTSIESLLLAREVLRGERRARLACMDAAGLGFLDRTFDLTVSAQNGIAAFHVDRRALVREAVRVTRPGGRVLFSSYAERFWEGRLEWFRAQAARGLVGAIDEEATRNGVIACKDGLRLETVGADAFRDLVSPLGLPVRIEEVASSSLFCIISVE; encoded by the coding sequence ATGGGCGACCGACCAAACCCCTTCGCCGGCTACTACGCGAAGAAGCTCTCGGGGGAACGCCTCCGCGAGGTCTACTTGACCGCCCCTCCGCGCGCGCGCGCGTACCTCGAGGATGAGATCGCGTTCATCGAGAGGAGCGCCCCGCGCGAGGGCCGGATCCTCGAGCTCGGGTGCGGATACGGGCGGGTGCTTGGCGCCCTCGCGGCGCCGAGGCGCGCGCTCTTCGGGATCGACACATCGATCGAGAGCTTGCTCCTCGCCCGCGAGGTTCTTCGCGGCGAGCGGCGCGCGCGCCTCGCGTGTATGGACGCGGCGGGGCTCGGCTTTCTTGACCGCACGTTCGATCTCACCGTCTCGGCGCAGAACGGGATCGCGGCGTTTCACGTCGACCGAAGAGCGCTCGTCCGGGAAGCCGTGCGCGTCACGAGGCCGGGCGGGCGCGTTCTCTTCTCGAGCTACGCGGAACGCTTCTGGGAAGGGAGGCTCGAGTGGTTTCGCGCGCAAGCTGCGCGCGGGCTCGTCGGAGCGATTGACGAGGAGGCGACGCGGAACGGCGTCATCGCCTGCAAGGACGGCCTCCGCCTCGAGACGGTCGGGGCGGACGCCTTCCGGGACCTCGTCTCCCCTCTCGGTCTTCCGGTCCGCATCGAAGAGGTGGCAAGCTCGAGTCTCTTCTGTATCATCAGCGTCGAATGA
- a CDS encoding NYN domain-containing protein, with product MAQTAAPGALARNLAVFIDFENLALGFTGRKGAAFDIHRVLDRLLEKGKVLVKTAYADWGSFREYTHQLHESGVELIEIPKRSMTGKNSADIRLCVDAMDLSYSKEHIDTFVVVSGDSDFAPLVAKLKENGKYVIGLGMKGSTSKLLAENCDEFLYYEDLGAAEEPEPAPAERKKIPKEKREVFFLLFDAIRALQRENYGVIYSSLVKDTMKRKRPSFNEASHGYRSFSDLLEDAEKAGYIALKTDERSGTYVVTRLDYGGGRSRRS from the coding sequence ATGGCCCAAACCGCGGCACCTGGCGCCTTGGCGCGCAATCTCGCCGTCTTCATCGACTTCGAAAACCTCGCGCTCGGCTTCACCGGGCGCAAGGGCGCGGCGTTTGACATCCATCGCGTCCTCGATCGGCTCCTCGAAAAGGGGAAGGTGCTCGTCAAGACCGCCTACGCCGACTGGGGAAGCTTCCGCGAGTACACGCACCAACTCCACGAGTCGGGGGTCGAGCTCATCGAGATCCCGAAGCGCTCGATGACCGGGAAGAACTCAGCCGACATCCGCCTCTGCGTCGACGCGATGGACCTGAGCTACAGCAAGGAGCATATCGACACGTTCGTCGTGGTTTCCGGAGACAGCGACTTCGCCCCGCTCGTCGCGAAGCTCAAGGAGAACGGCAAGTACGTCATCGGTCTTGGCATGAAAGGTTCGACCTCAAAGCTTCTCGCCGAGAACTGCGACGAGTTTCTCTACTACGAGGATCTCGGGGCGGCCGAAGAACCCGAACCGGCTCCCGCCGAGAGGAAGAAGATCCCGAAAGAGAAGCGCGAGGTCTTCTTTCTCCTCTTCGACGCCATCCGCGCCCTTCAGCGGGAGAACTACGGCGTGATCTATTCCTCGCTCGTCAAAGACACGATGAAGCGGAAGCGCCCTTCGTTCAATGAGGCGAGCCACGGCTACCGGAGCTTCAGCGATCTTCTCGAGGACGCGGAGAAGGCCGGCTACATCGCGCTGAAGACCGACGAGCGGAGCGGCACTTACGTGGTCACGCGGCTCGACTACGGCGGGGGGCGGAGCAGGCGCTCCTGA
- a CDS encoding PQQ-binding-like beta-propeller repeat protein, which translates to MKLAASNGDILWRVHAGGPAGLADRGWDIAVGPDGHPVVTGVLTNAADPGYFCTIKFNTSNGSEIWNRKILGAVNSISARAGWLAVCDDGDIVMANRTWTTSTSYDVVLHRYAAADGATAWAIQHNSSGTSPDDPRDMVRDAAGDILVAGIRSGNYMVLKFDRSDGHLFWSGSYNGPIGGYDGASAIVEGPGGVVVATGFSDGQGTNWDAATVGFDPESGAQLWAERFDAGDAQSDEGHALAASAQGDLYVAGYGDRFATGSDMLALRYRIENPTGIDARPLAGESGSSLRLSAHPTPFVDRVFFSLEMPRAGIARVAVYDARGRRTGVLFEGALPRGAHDLVWDGRDAGGRPLAAGVYFVRFETEDARAVRKLILSR; encoded by the coding sequence ATGAAGCTCGCCGCCTCGAACGGCGACATTCTCTGGCGTGTCCACGCGGGCGGTCCGGCGGGGCTCGCCGATCGCGGGTGGGATATCGCCGTCGGCCCCGACGGCCATCCGGTCGTCACCGGCGTTCTCACGAACGCCGCCGACCCGGGTTACTTTTGCACCATTAAGTTCAACACATCAAACGGTTCGGAGATCTGGAACCGGAAGATCTTGGGCGCGGTCAACTCGATCAGCGCGAGGGCCGGGTGGCTCGCGGTTTGCGACGACGGCGACATCGTGATGGCGAACCGAACCTGGACGACGAGCACGAGCTACGACGTGGTGCTGCACCGCTACGCTGCGGCCGACGGCGCGACCGCATGGGCGATCCAGCATAACTCCTCGGGAACGAGCCCGGACGATCCTCGCGACATGGTCCGCGACGCGGCCGGGGACATCCTCGTGGCCGGGATCCGAAGCGGCAACTATATGGTTCTCAAGTTCGACCGATCGGACGGACATCTCTTCTGGTCCGGGAGCTACAACGGGCCGATCGGCGGCTACGACGGAGCGTCCGCGATCGTGGAGGGACCGGGCGGCGTGGTCGTCGCCACGGGGTTCAGCGACGGACAGGGAACCAATTGGGACGCGGCGACGGTCGGCTTCGATCCGGAGAGCGGTGCCCAGCTTTGGGCGGAGCGCTTCGACGCGGGCGATGCCCAATCGGACGAGGGTCATGCTCTTGCGGCGAGCGCCCAGGGCGATCTCTACGTCGCCGGATACGGCGATCGCTTCGCGACCGGAAGCGACATGCTGGCGCTCCGCTATCGGATCGAGAACCCGACGGGGATCGACGCGAGACCTCTCGCTGGAGAATCTGGTTCGTCTCTTCGTCTCTCGGCGCACCCGACCCCCTTCGTCGACCGAGTCTTCTTCTCCCTCGAGATGCCGCGCGCCGGGATCGCGCGCGTGGCGGTCTACGACGCGAGAGGGAGGCGAACGGGCGTCCTTTTCGAGGGCGCTCTTCCTCGCGGCGCGCACGACCTCGTATGGGACGGACGAGACGCGGGAGGACGACCGCTCGCCGCGGGGGTCTATTTCGTCCGCTTCGAGACCGAAGACGCTCGCGCCGTCCGGAAGCTGATTCTGAGCCGGTGA
- a CDS encoding sulfite exporter TauE/SafE family protein, with protein sequence MEAHVPFSGAWGHIWLPPAIAFLVSFVTSMAGVSGAFLLLPFQMSVLGFVGPAVSPTNLIYNLVAVPSGVLRYARERRVVWPLAWVLIGGTLPGVVAGGWIRLAYLPDPARFKIFAGTVLLLLGARLLLDVIRPRAESAGESASIRSQTIEERAVGSVELSWRRLAYSFRGRTYGCGTPGLFVLALVVGIIGGIYGIGGGAIIAPLLVGIYGLPVHTVAGATLVATFATSAVGVSFYELAAGHYENLGLAVRPNWALGLLFGVGGMAGMYAGARTQRFVPGLWLRLLLIALLAFLAARYLTGFRT encoded by the coding sequence ATGGAAGCGCATGTTCCCTTTTCGGGCGCGTGGGGACACATCTGGTTGCCGCCGGCGATCGCGTTTCTCGTCTCGTTCGTGACCTCGATGGCCGGTGTCTCGGGGGCGTTTCTTCTCCTCCCGTTCCAGATGAGCGTCCTCGGTTTCGTCGGTCCCGCGGTGAGCCCGACGAACCTCATCTACAACCTCGTCGCCGTGCCGAGCGGCGTGCTCCGGTACGCGCGCGAAAGACGCGTCGTTTGGCCGCTGGCTTGGGTGCTCATCGGCGGGACGTTGCCTGGCGTCGTCGCGGGCGGATGGATTCGCCTCGCGTATCTCCCGGATCCCGCGCGCTTCAAGATATTCGCGGGGACCGTGCTCCTCCTTCTCGGCGCGCGGCTGCTTCTCGACGTGATCCGCCCGAGGGCGGAGAGTGCGGGAGAATCAGCAAGCATCCGATCGCAAACGATCGAGGAGCGTGCCGTGGGTTCCGTCGAGCTTTCTTGGCGGCGGCTCGCATACAGTTTTCGCGGCCGGACATACGGCTGCGGGACGCCCGGCCTCTTCGTCCTCGCGCTCGTCGTCGGGATCATCGGCGGGATCTACGGAATCGGAGGGGGAGCGATCATCGCCCCGCTCTTGGTCGGGATCTACGGCCTGCCGGTTCACACGGTGGCCGGCGCGACACTCGTCGCCACGTTCGCGACGTCGGCCGTCGGGGTCTCCTTCTACGAGCTCGCCGCTGGACACTACGAGAACCTGGGACTGGCGGTGCGGCCGAATTGGGCGCTCGGTCTTCTCTTCGGAGTGGGCGGAATGGCCGGCATGTACGCGGGAGCGCGGACGCAGAGGTTCGTTCCCGGCCTTTGGCTCAGGCTCCTGCTGATCGCCTTGCTCGCGTTCCTTGCCGCTCGTTACTTGACCGGCTTCCGGACGTGA